The Helianthus annuus cultivar XRQ/B chromosome 16, HanXRQr2.0-SUNRISE, whole genome shotgun sequence genome includes a window with the following:
- the LOC110882779 gene encoding uncharacterized protein LOC110882779, with protein sequence MEGSSKRGSGSKKRGGGSGTKKIRPKVRANLAWNGPREPQPSLDEDEEEEEEAEEEEEEEEEEQNVEVQEIVPIGRQPWTSEEEVSLTKAYLHISESRKHGNEQRRDAFWRRVINHFMKLPGARVRNMDKMTSKWTDLNRKISQFNACFIQKSRNPQSGASEATIMQQATEMYCTTYHKRTFPHVAAWEVARHHPKWVPVELVDTRGPTAPKNRGGSKRSKTSDSGNYTTSASDNLPQMNLNDEPLDEPDQPLDEPVEEDTPTRPRRRRGGDSSSKGKEAVAESIFRIEEEKMTQYKKAEQRKETMMTLKVEREQAYKEHLKTIERQNDLKILCEKHAHLDEPFKSIVIEQKRAICAKWGWEMPSV encoded by the exons atggaaggttcaagcaagagaggtAGTGGATCGAAAAAAAGAGGTGGCGGTTCGGGTACGAAGAAAATAAGGCCCAAGGTTCGAGCGAATCTTG CGTGGAATGGACCACGTGAACCACAACCAAGTCTTGACGAggacgaggaagaggaagaagaagcggaggaagaggaagaggaagaggaagaagaacaaaATGTTGAGGTTCAAGAAATCGTTCCAATCGGCCGACAACCTTGGACGAGCGAGGAGGAGGTCTCGTTGACGAAGGCGTATTTGCACATCTCGGAGAGTAGGAAACACGGGAACGAGCAACGAAGGGATGCGTTTTGGAGACGGGTTATTAATCATTTTATGAAACTTCCCGGTGCAAGGGTCCGAAACATGGACAAAATGACGTCGAAGTGGACGGATTTGAACCGGAAAATTAGCCAGTTCAacgcttgtttcattcaaaag agCCGAAACCCACAAAGTGGAGCGAGCGAGGCGACGATCATGCAACAAGCCACCGAAATGTATTGCACAACGTACCATAAGAGAACTTTTCCACACGTGGCGGCATGGGAAGTTGCGAGACATCACCCGAAGTGGGTCCCCGTTGAGTTGGTTGACACGCGTGGTCCTACGGCTCCAAAAAATCGAGGCGGTTCGAAAAGATCAAAGACATCCGATTCGGGGAACTACACGACTTccgcgtcggataacttgccccaAATGAACTTAAACGACGAGCCTCTAGACGAACCCGATCAACCCCTTGACGAGCCCGTTGAGGAAGATACACCCACAAGGCCACGACGCAGACGAGGTGGTGATTCGTCAAGCAAAGGGAAGGAGGCGGTGGCGGAGTCGATCTTTAGAATCGAAGAGGAGAAAATGACCCAATACAAGAAGGCCgaacaaagaaaagaaacaatGATGACCCTAAAAGTTGAACGGGAGCAGGCGTACAAGGAACACTTGAAAACGATCgaaagacaaaatgatttaaaaatcttgtgtgaAAAACACGCCCATCTCGACGAACCGTTCAAGTCAATTGTCATCGAACAAAAGCGCGCGATTTGCGCAAAGTGGGGTTGGGAGATGCCATcggtttag